In the genome of Mucisphaera calidilacus, one region contains:
- a CDS encoding chlorite dismutase family protein has protein sequence MNHPQQPPFEPVVLRERGANDATSDRRLFVQFYAATTRPGAESPTSVALTPALRDQRIDAVLYEDARDPRGFGVAFASEDPHQIIEAARTLFVQPAWIALEILPDYTMLGRSYSLGYETDIEDTLIHRPLRHLLDPDWPWAIWYPLRRSGAFETLPQDQKRKILGEHARIGMDWGRSGLARDIRLACHGLGGADNDFVIGLFGRDLFPLSALIARMRSTEQTSQYLEQLGPFFAGRAVWRSTNT, from the coding sequence ATGAACCATCCCCAGCAGCCCCCCTTCGAACCGGTCGTCCTGCGTGAACGCGGGGCCAATGACGCGACCTCGGACCGGAGGCTGTTCGTTCAGTTCTACGCTGCCACCACGCGGCCCGGGGCCGAGAGCCCGACATCGGTCGCCCTCACCCCCGCCCTGCGTGACCAGCGGATCGATGCCGTGCTCTACGAGGACGCTCGCGACCCGCGCGGCTTCGGGGTGGCGTTCGCCTCCGAAGACCCTCACCAGATCATCGAGGCGGCACGCACGCTCTTCGTCCAGCCCGCCTGGATCGCCTTGGAGATCCTGCCGGACTACACCATGCTCGGGCGGAGCTACAGCCTCGGCTACGAGACCGACATCGAGGACACCCTGATACACCGGCCGCTGCGCCACCTGCTCGACCCCGACTGGCCCTGGGCGATCTGGTACCCGCTCCGGCGATCCGGTGCGTTCGAAACGCTGCCTCAGGACCAGAAGCGGAAGATCCTCGGCGAGCACGCCAGGATCGGCATGGACTGGGGACGAAGCGGGCTGGCCCGGGACATCCGACTCGCCTGCCACGGGCTGGGCGGCGCCGACAACGACTTCGTGATCGGCCTGTTCGGCAGGGACCTCTTCCCCCTCTCCGCGCTGATCGCCCGCATGCGTTCGACCGAACAGACCTCGCAGTATCTCGAACAACTCGGCCCCTTCTTCGCGGGTCGTGCCGTCTGGCGGTCGACGAACACCTGA
- a CDS encoding UTP--glucose-1-phosphate uridylyltransferase, whose amino-acid sequence MIETTSEQYTQALETLKSIGQEHVLASFDQLDAGQQAALLAEIASVDWQEVHRLIGTHVLDKPTFELPTDIEPAPWFPNVPTAGEQESYYHTATEVGRAMIAAGKVAAFTVAGGQGTRLGWDGPKGTFPATPIRHLPLFGCFAEYIRACEARFGVTIRWYIMTSPANDTDTREFLTRHQFFGLDPAQVMIFPQGMMPAVDPSTGKVLMASKGSIALSPNGHGGSLKALETSGALKDMEKHGIEHISYTQVDNPIVRVLDPVFLGLHAISGSQMSSKMLPKAYPTEKLGNFCFVDGRMTIIEYSDLPDELAYETLENGELRFRAGSIAIHAIRRDFVENLNRTAGGFALPYHRANKKVPFYDPKTDTQVKPDEPNAVKLETFVFDALPLCSTSIVYETERVDEFAPIKNADTPAGDEPANDSPETSRNIQTERAARWLSELGVHIPRREDGTVDAAIEISQITAIYKEDLDRSSLPDHIRPGQELLL is encoded by the coding sequence ATGATCGAGACCACCAGCGAGCAGTACACCCAGGCCCTTGAGACCCTCAAGAGCATCGGGCAGGAGCACGTCCTGGCCAGTTTCGATCAGCTCGACGCGGGACAGCAGGCCGCTCTGCTCGCCGAGATCGCCTCGGTCGACTGGCAGGAGGTCCACCGGCTGATCGGGACCCACGTCCTCGACAAGCCCACCTTCGAGCTGCCGACCGACATCGAGCCGGCCCCGTGGTTCCCCAACGTGCCCACCGCGGGCGAGCAGGAGTCCTACTACCACACCGCCACCGAGGTCGGCCGGGCCATGATCGCCGCCGGCAAGGTCGCCGCCTTCACCGTCGCGGGCGGCCAGGGCACGCGCCTGGGCTGGGACGGGCCCAAGGGAACCTTCCCCGCCACCCCGATCCGACACCTGCCGCTCTTCGGCTGCTTCGCCGAGTACATCCGCGCCTGCGAGGCACGCTTCGGCGTGACCATCCGCTGGTACATCATGACCTCGCCCGCCAACGACACCGACACCCGCGAGTTCCTCACCCGACACCAGTTCTTCGGACTCGACCCGGCCCAGGTCATGATCTTCCCGCAGGGCATGATGCCCGCCGTCGATCCGAGCACCGGCAAGGTGCTCATGGCCTCCAAGGGCTCCATCGCCCTGTCGCCCAACGGCCACGGCGGCTCCCTCAAGGCCCTCGAGACCTCCGGCGCGCTCAAGGACATGGAGAAGCACGGCATCGAGCACATCAGCTACACGCAGGTCGACAACCCCATCGTCCGCGTCCTCGACCCCGTCTTCCTCGGCCTCCACGCCATCTCGGGCAGCCAGATGTCCTCCAAGATGCTGCCCAAGGCCTACCCCACCGAAAAACTCGGCAACTTCTGCTTCGTCGACGGACGCATGACCATCATCGAGTACTCCGACCTCCCCGACGAACTGGCCTACGAGACACTCGAAAACGGCGAGCTGCGCTTCCGCGCCGGCTCCATCGCGATCCACGCCATCCGCCGGGACTTCGTCGAAAACCTCAACCGCACCGCCGGGGGCTTCGCCCTGCCCTACCACCGGGCCAACAAGAAGGTCCCCTTCTACGACCCGAAGACCGACACCCAGGTCAAGCCCGACGAGCCGAACGCCGTCAAACTCGAGACCTTCGTCTTCGACGCCCTGCCGCTCTGCAGCACCTCGATCGTCTACGAGACCGAACGCGTCGACGAGTTCGCGCCCATCAAGAACGCCGACACTCCCGCCGGCGACGAGCCGGCCAACGACAGCCCCGAGACGAGCCGCAACATCCAGACCGAGCGTGCCGCCCGCTGGCTCTCGGAGCTGGGCGTCCACATCCCCCGCCGCGAAGACGGCACCGTCGATGCCGCCATCGAGATCAGCCAGATCACCGCGATCTACAAGGAAGACCTCGACCGCTCGTCGCTGCCTGATCACATCCGCCCCGGGCAGGAACTGCTGCTCTGA
- a CDS encoding cytochrome c oxidase subunit 3 — translation MTAVSTPHVPKKAGDFGMWLFLISLGMLFAASMLAYTIIRVNGMLEKTNYITGEPIPPAGPPWGSMTIPVGLWVSTAVILLSSFTIHRALTHIRLERQEAFCRAMWATLGLAVVFLLVQTPSLLALLGDHWDAIAQRQAVANGQMAAADTTSTNPLYGAVFVLILIHALHVIGGVVPLAIVTRDAHKRKYDHEHHAPVKHLAMYWHFLDAVWISMFAVLLVTA, via the coding sequence GTGACAGCCGTTTCGACCCCGCACGTTCCCAAGAAGGCCGGTGATTTCGGGATGTGGCTCTTCCTCATCTCGCTGGGCATGCTGTTCGCGGCCTCGATGCTGGCCTACACCATCATCCGGGTCAACGGGATGCTGGAGAAGACCAACTACATCACGGGCGAGCCGATCCCGCCGGCCGGTCCGCCGTGGGGCTCGATGACCATCCCGGTCGGGCTGTGGGTTTCGACGGCGGTGATTCTGCTCTCGAGCTTCACGATCCACCGGGCGCTGACGCACATCCGCCTCGAGCGCCAGGAGGCCTTCTGCAGGGCGATGTGGGCGACGCTCGGTCTTGCGGTGGTCTTCCTGCTGGTGCAGACGCCGAGCCTGCTCGCGTTGCTGGGCGACCACTGGGACGCGATCGCCCAGCGTCAGGCGGTGGCCAACGGGCAGATGGCGGCGGCCGATACGACCTCGACCAATCCCCTCTACGGAGCGGTGTTTGTGCTGATCCTCATCCACGCTTTACACGTGATCGGCGGCGTCGTGCCGCTGGCGATCGTGACGCGTGATGCGCACAAGCGGAAATACGACCACGAGCATCACGCGCCGGTCAAGCACCTGGCCATGTACTGGCACTTCCTGGACGCGGTCTGGATCTCGATGTTCGCGGTGCTGCTGGTGACGGCCTGA
- a CDS encoding cytochrome C oxidase subunit IV family protein yields MAHHETKIDDYGYDQSYNHPLPYSEMFLTFFALMFLTIITVGVTTYDFGYTANLLVAMGIAFVKATLVAWYFMHLKVDAPVNGVILIASLLFVTLFISFALMDTNAYQSVLDRPSIVPTAP; encoded by the coding sequence ATGGCACACCACGAAACCAAGATCGACGACTACGGGTACGACCAGAGTTACAATCACCCGCTGCCTTACTCGGAGATGTTCCTCACGTTCTTCGCGTTGATGTTCCTGACGATCATCACCGTGGGCGTGACGACCTACGACTTCGGTTACACGGCGAACCTGCTGGTGGCGATGGGGATCGCCTTCGTGAAGGCGACGCTGGTGGCGTGGTACTTCATGCACCTCAAGGTCGATGCGCCGGTCAACGGCGTGATCCTGATCGCCTCGCTGCTGTTCGTGACGCTGTTCATCTCGTTCGCGTTGATGGACACCAACGCCTATCAGTCGGTCCTCGACCGGCCGTCGATCGTGCCCACGGCGCCCTGA
- a CDS encoding cytochrome c oxidase subunit 3 has protein sequence MSDANDHGHGEGHHPHLAHHFHTPKQQFESAKLGIWLFLATEILMFGGLFCAYAIYRGNHKEVYLYAHKFLDTQLGAINTAVLLASSLTMAWAVRAAMLGQKKLLSAMLLLTFMGGVGFMGIKSIEYSSKWGSGLWPGQANAYYPIKDPTDTEGQAQRLNVINNYLDRKYLGKYIYGDDYDYKTDPKFYDPHHGHGYADGHDHAHDEEHAEQEGETHEAEHDEGHDDGHGEHAEPTHGDMTAELPEDYVPVGGEAEADEAGVPVEVSLIAEPEQAGSGVTSEFAGMDLQGGGHHAGHHKVITFMDLPVAEQDRVHIFYQIYYMMTGLHGIHVLVGMGLLLWLWIRATFMNAFGPDNFTTIECVGLYWHIVDMIWIFLFPLLYLIH, from the coding sequence ATGAGCGACGCGAACGATCACGGGCACGGCGAGGGCCATCATCCGCACCTGGCCCACCACTTCCACACCCCCAAGCAGCAGTTCGAGTCGGCGAAGCTGGGCATCTGGCTCTTTCTCGCGACCGAGATCCTGATGTTTGGCGGGCTGTTCTGCGCCTATGCGATCTACCGCGGCAACCACAAAGAGGTCTATCTCTACGCCCACAAGTTCCTCGACACGCAGCTCGGTGCGATCAACACCGCGGTGCTCCTCGCCTCGTCGCTGACGATGGCCTGGGCCGTGCGTGCCGCGATGCTCGGACAGAAGAAGCTGCTCTCGGCCATGCTCCTGCTGACGTTCATGGGCGGCGTGGGCTTCATGGGCATCAAGTCGATCGAGTACTCGAGCAAGTGGGGCTCGGGGCTCTGGCCGGGTCAGGCCAACGCCTACTACCCGATCAAGGACCCGACCGACACCGAGGGGCAGGCCCAACGGCTCAACGTCATCAACAACTACCTCGACCGCAAGTACCTGGGCAAGTACATCTACGGCGACGACTACGACTACAAGACCGACCCGAAGTTCTACGACCCGCACCATGGGCACGGCTACGCCGACGGCCACGATCACGCTCACGATGAGGAGCACGCGGAACAGGAGGGTGAGACGCACGAGGCGGAGCATGACGAGGGTCACGACGACGGCCACGGCGAGCACGCGGAGCCGACGCATGGCGACATGACCGCCGAGCTGCCCGAGGACTACGTGCCGGTCGGCGGTGAGGCTGAGGCGGACGAGGCCGGCGTGCCGGTCGAGGTCTCGCTGATCGCGGAGCCGGAGCAAGCCGGTTCGGGCGTGACCTCGGAGTTCGCCGGCATGGACCTGCAGGGCGGCGGGCACCACGCCGGCCACCACAAGGTCATCACGTTCATGGACCTGCCCGTCGCCGAGCAGGACCGCGTGCACATCTTCTATCAGATCTACTACATGATGACGGGCCTGCACGGCATCCACGTGCTGGTCGGCATGGGCCTGCTGTTGTGGCTCTGGATCCGTGCGACGTTCATGAACGCCTTCGGCCCGGACAACTTCACGACCATCGAGTGTGTGGGTCTCTACTGGCACATCGTGGACATGATCTGGATCTTCCTGTTCCCGCTTCTGTACCTGATCCACTGA
- a CDS encoding cytochrome c oxidase subunit I: protein MSVVTQPGSIGGGQGQEAHEDNYLTAGKGLWSWLSTVDHKRIGLMYMGFVLFSFFLGGVFAIVVRTELLSNEWTLLADETASNDFYNHSFTLHGAVMTFLFIIPAIPAILGNFALPIMLGAKDVAFPKLNLTSWYLYMIGMVFFVWILLSGVIGTVLYAYGINPPDWLPVGLDTGWTFYTPYSTETGTQVVAATLGVFILGFSSILTGLNFIATVHTMRPKWMTWFHMPLFIWALYATALIQILATPVLAITLLLLAAERMLGIGIFDPALGGDPVLYQHFFWFYSHPAVYIMILPALGVVSELIGAFSRKHVFGYKFIAFSSVAIAVFGFIVWGHHMFTSGQSSMLNAIFSLLTMSVAIPSAIKVFNWLATMWRGQIRLDTPMLYAIGFIWLFAIGGLTGLFLATLSTDIFFHDTYFVVAHFHYVMVGSTLFAFIGGMYYWWPKMFGVMYNETTGRIGAIVTFIGFNATFFIQFLAGTKGMPRRYAHYLDEYAFYHAFSTYGSYLLSIGLFIVLYNWLHSFWAGRKASANPWGANTLEWYTTSPPPHHNFEGEAPIAGEPYDHVNWKYDEQQEGYVLREDPKVYAEKVAAAGGHH from the coding sequence ATGTCGGTTGTGACACAACCCGGTTCGATCGGTGGCGGGCAGGGCCAGGAGGCCCACGAGGACAACTACCTGACGGCAGGCAAGGGCCTGTGGTCGTGGCTGTCGACGGTGGACCACAAGCGTATCGGCCTGATGTACATGGGCTTCGTGCTCTTCTCGTTCTTCCTCGGCGGCGTGTTCGCGATCGTGGTGCGCACCGAGTTGCTGAGCAACGAGTGGACGCTGCTCGCGGACGAGACCGCCTCGAACGATTTCTACAACCACTCGTTCACGCTGCACGGCGCGGTGATGACGTTCCTGTTCATCATCCCGGCGATCCCGGCGATCCTGGGCAACTTTGCGTTGCCGATCATGCTCGGGGCGAAGGACGTGGCGTTCCCCAAGCTGAACCTGACGTCGTGGTATCTCTACATGATCGGGATGGTCTTCTTCGTCTGGATCCTGCTCAGCGGCGTGATCGGCACGGTGCTCTACGCGTATGGCATCAACCCGCCGGACTGGCTGCCTGTCGGTCTGGACACCGGCTGGACGTTCTACACGCCTTACTCGACCGAGACCGGCACGCAGGTGGTCGCGGCGACGCTTGGCGTCTTTATTCTCGGCTTCTCGTCGATCCTGACGGGCCTGAACTTCATCGCGACCGTGCACACGATGCGTCCCAAGTGGATGACGTGGTTTCACATGCCGCTGTTCATCTGGGCGTTGTACGCCACCGCGCTGATCCAGATCCTGGCGACGCCGGTGCTGGCGATCACGCTGCTGCTGCTCGCGGCGGAGCGTATGCTCGGCATCGGCATCTTCGACCCGGCGCTGGGCGGCGACCCGGTGCTCTACCAGCACTTCTTCTGGTTCTACTCCCACCCCGCCGTCTACATCATGATCCTCCCGGCGCTGGGCGTGGTCTCTGAGCTGATCGGGGCCTTCTCCCGCAAGCACGTCTTCGGCTACAAGTTCATCGCCTTCTCGTCGGTGGCGATCGCGGTCTTCGGGTTCATCGTGTGGGGCCACCACATGTTCACCTCGGGCCAGTCGTCGATGCTCAACGCGATCTTCTCGCTGCTGACGATGAGCGTGGCGATTCCCTCGGCGATCAAGGTGTTCAACTGGCTGGCGACGATGTGGCGTGGGCAGATCCGCCTGGACACGCCGATGCTCTACGCCATCGGCTTCATCTGGCTGTTCGCCATCGGCGGGCTGACGGGCCTGTTCCTGGCGACGCTGTCGACGGACATCTTCTTCCACGACACGTACTTTGTTGTGGCTCACTTCCACTACGTGATGGTCGGCTCGACGCTCTTCGCGTTCATCGGCGGCATGTATTACTGGTGGCCGAAGATGTTCGGCGTCATGTACAACGAGACGACGGGCCGGATCGGTGCGATCGTCACGTTCATCGGTTTTAACGCGACGTTCTTCATCCAGTTCCTGGCCGGCACCAAGGGCATGCCCCGCCGGTACGCCCACTACCTCGACGAGTACGCCTTCTACCACGCCTTCTCGACTTATGGCTCCTACCTGCTGTCGATCGGGCTGTTCATCGTGCTCTACAACTGGCTCCACTCGTTCTGGGCGGGTCGCAAGGCCTCGGCGAACCCGTGGGGCGCGAACACGCTGGAGTGGTACACCACGTCGCCGCCCCCGCACCACAACTTCGAGGGCGAGGCGCCGATCGCGGGCGAGCCCTACGACCACGTGAACTGGAAGTACGACGAGCAGCAGGAGGGTTACGTCCTGCGTGAAGACCCCAAGGTGTACGCCGAGAAGGTCGCCGCCGCGGGCGGTCATCACTGA
- a CDS encoding cytochrome c oxidase subunit II has translation MPTLMASTLSDWLMGWMPKQASTVAGSVDTTFYAIYWVSVVCFLIIGFLMFYFAWRYRQTDRDAVGDGPSHSTVVELLWTAPPVIAVLVFFTMGFVGYRDMAVAPSNTYQIVVTGFKWGWLFQYPNGVTDQNLYVPADRPVELVMQSSDVIHSVFIPDFRVKKDCVPGRYNKLWFETSFDDETAVALEGNDLGIRANTHNLFCTEYCGNQHSQMLATVYVLRPADFAAWLESAADIRKVSPAEAGAKIASGKGGCLSCHSLDGTSKIGPSFKDLYGKQGVHNNGSYEADENYIRESIIYPGANIVNGYQNVMPSYKGRLSDLEITAIIEYLKTISENYQGTVETDWDKLAPTEGETETQ, from the coding sequence ATGCCGACATTGATGGCTTCTACTCTGAGTGACTGGCTGATGGGCTGGATGCCCAAGCAGGCCTCGACCGTGGCCGGCTCCGTGGACACGACGTTCTATGCCATTTACTGGGTGAGCGTGGTCTGCTTCCTGATCATCGGTTTCCTGATGTTCTACTTCGCGTGGAGGTACCGTCAGACGGACCGCGACGCGGTGGGCGACGGCCCGTCGCACAGCACGGTGGTCGAGCTGCTCTGGACCGCGCCGCCGGTGATCGCGGTGCTGGTCTTCTTCACGATGGGTTTCGTGGGGTATCGGGACATGGCGGTGGCGCCGTCGAACACGTATCAGATTGTGGTGACCGGCTTCAAGTGGGGCTGGTTGTTCCAGTACCCCAACGGCGTGACGGATCAGAACCTGTACGTGCCCGCTGACCGCCCGGTCGAGCTGGTCATGCAGTCGTCGGACGTGATCCACTCGGTGTTTATCCCCGACTTCCGCGTGAAGAAGGACTGCGTTCCGGGCCGTTACAACAAGCTGTGGTTCGAGACGTCGTTTGATGACGAGACCGCGGTGGCGTTGGAGGGCAATGATCTGGGCATCAGGGCCAACACGCACAACCTGTTCTGCACCGAGTACTGCGGCAATCAGCACTCGCAGATGCTCGCCACGGTGTACGTGCTCCGGCCGGCGGACTTCGCCGCGTGGCTGGAGTCGGCGGCGGACATCCGCAAGGTGTCGCCCGCTGAGGCGGGCGCGAAGATCGCCAGCGGCAAGGGCGGGTGCCTGTCGTGCCACAGCCTTGACGGCACCTCGAAGATCGGGCCGAGCTTCAAGGATCTCTACGGCAAGCAGGGCGTGCACAACAACGGGTCTTACGAGGCCGACGAGAACTACATCCGCGAGTCGATCATCTACCCGGGCGCGAACATCGTGAACGGGTATCAGAACGTGATGCCCTCTTACAAGGGGCGGCTGAGCGATCTCGAGATCACGGCGATCATCGAGTACCTCAAGACGATCAGCGAGAACTATCAGGGGACGGTCGAGACGGACTGGGACAAGCTCGCCCCGACCGAGGGTGAGACCGAGACCCAGTGA
- a CDS encoding SCO family protein: MPGMAAMTRWLVFPAAFWLLVTGFAYDQTQTQTPPDRVELVPAEMQGIDVDESNLGQTIPLGLDFVDEHGRAVKLSEYFQPDRPVILNLGYYRCPMLCSLVMDSISDLVEEMDWVPGEDYHIVTATIDPRETPEEAMARKQEVLTGMDPAVAEGWSFLTGGEADIKSLADSVGFKYRYIERQDQYSHAAAIIVLSPEGRISRYFVMLNYPARTVRLSLVEASEGKIGSTLDRILLTCWQYDAAEGRYVPLAMGLMRIGAALTVTALAVGVGALFLYERIRRRGRRTAAA; the protein is encoded by the coding sequence ATGCCCGGCATGGCAGCGATGACGCGATGGCTTGTTTTCCCGGCGGCATTCTGGCTGCTGGTGACCGGGTTTGCGTACGACCAGACCCAGACCCAGACCCCGCCCGACCGGGTCGAGCTGGTGCCCGCGGAGATGCAGGGCATCGACGTGGACGAGTCGAATCTCGGCCAGACGATCCCCCTCGGGCTGGACTTTGTTGACGAGCACGGCCGGGCGGTGAAGCTCTCGGAGTATTTCCAGCCCGATCGGCCGGTGATCCTGAACCTGGGGTATTACCGCTGCCCGATGCTCTGCTCGCTGGTGATGGATTCGATCAGCGACCTCGTCGAGGAGATGGACTGGGTTCCCGGCGAGGACTACCACATCGTGACGGCGACGATCGACCCGCGCGAGACGCCTGAGGAGGCGATGGCGCGGAAGCAGGAAGTTCTCACGGGGATGGACCCGGCGGTCGCAGAGGGCTGGTCGTTTCTGACCGGTGGTGAGGCGGACATCAAGTCACTCGCGGACTCGGTCGGTTTCAAGTATCGGTACATCGAGCGGCAGGATCAGTACTCGCACGCGGCCGCGATTATTGTGTTATCTCCGGAGGGTCGGATCTCAAGATACTTCGTGATGCTCAACTATCCGGCCCGGACCGTGAGGCTGTCGCTGGTTGAGGCGAGCGAGGGGAAAATCGGTTCGACACTCGACAGAATTCTTCTAACCTGTTGGCAGTACGACGCTGCCGAGGGCAGGTATGTTCCGCTCGCGATGGGGCTGATGCGGATCGGCGCGGCGTTGACGGTGACGGCCCTGGCGGTGGGCGTCGGGGCGTTGTTCCTCTACGAGCGCATCCGTCGCCGCGGCCGAAGAACGGCTGCGGCGTGA